One genomic segment of Strix aluco isolate bStrAlu1 chromosome 9, bStrAlu1.hap1, whole genome shotgun sequence includes these proteins:
- the RAP2B gene encoding ras-related protein Rap-2b, whose translation MREYKVVVLGSGGVGKSALTVQFVTGSFIEKYDPTIEDFYRKEIEVDSSPSVLEILDTAGTEQFASMRDLYIKNGQGFILVYSLVNQQSFQDIKPMRDQIIRVKRYERVPMILVGNKVDLEGEREVSFGEGKALAEEWSCPFMETSAKNKASVDELFAEIVRQMNYASQPNGDEQCCSSCAIL comes from the coding sequence ATGCGGGAGTACAAGGTGGTGGTGCTGGGCTCGGGCGGCGTGGGCAAGTCCGCCCTCACCGTCCAGTTCGTGACGGGCTCCTTCATCGAGAAGTATGACCCCACCATCGAGGACTTCTACCGCAAGGAGATCGAGGTGGACTCCTCGCCGTCGGTGCTGGAGATCCTGGACACGGCGGGCACCGAGCAGTTCGCCTCCATGCGGGACCTCTATATCAAGAACGGGCAGGGCTTCATCCTGGTCTACAGCCTGGTGAACCAGCAGAGCTTCCAGGACATCAAGCCCATGCGGGACCAGATCATCCGGGTGAAGAGGTACGAGAGGGTGCCCATGATCCTGGTGGGCAACAAGGTGGACCTGGAGGGCGAGCGGGAGGTCTCCTTCGGGGAGGGCAAAGCCCTGGCCGAGGAGTGGAGCTGCCCCTTCATGGAGACCTCGGCCAAAAACAAAGCCTCGGTGGACGAGCTCTTCGCAGAGATCGTCAGGCAGATGAACTACGCCTCGCAGCCCAACGGGGACGAGCAGTGCTGCTCCTCCTGCGCCATCCTctga